The sequence below is a genomic window from Harmonia axyridis chromosome 1, icHarAxyr1.1, whole genome shotgun sequence.
TATGATGTGTTATCATTAGGAACATTAGGAGTCTCAGCCTTAACCAGTAAaaacgataatttttttttgtcaaaatacgacatagtcaccttcaagaaagCGATACATGTAATCCAACACTACTCTAACCCTTCgaacaaaatattcaaagcCGACCtcatatttcagtgacaacaaatTCAATTACATTGAAATTATGCGTGTCTATGAAtaacaacaatttcaagctttatggAAAATGTCATGTCAATTCCTTCACCTGAACCCATAATGGcccaaatttaaaattaattcatcAGAACTAATCAAGATTTCAAGTAACACGTAAGAAAAAAGAAATGGGATAATCGGTAACGAAAAGAGCATTaaaattgatcttttgaaaATCCATTATCGATTACATAAAAATTTAACAGAAAGGCTTTTTCTTCACAACAATATGAAACATACATTAGAGTCCTCTTTACTAGAAAGAGGCTTCCTAGACAAAAAGCCAATCGATCAGGGATTGAAACCATGCACacacacacatcgtcaaaagtcttggcccccttatgtttctcaagaaataaatcaATCAAGAAATTCTGTTctagaaatgaatatttccttctatgtcaactgcaatatatttgatagaatatCTTTGTTTGGTACTCTTTACTTAAAATAGGATGAGAAAAAATagataaaatgagaaaaaattggaatttagcgattattcatttttgatcaattatagttAATCCataactgaatccaaattgacTAGTCCGTGATAACACctcttctttcgaaaaattgcCCAATAcacctaggcatcccacgaatcaagtcatcaatgaaattttcaggcttattattccattcttcctgaaggctAAACTtcattcctgaaaagttgacgGTGgtttttggcgattggatatttgTCTTCCTAGGTAATCCGCTCAATTGGGTTCATGTCtagtgagtttgctggcccAGTTCATTACCTGAATatagttttcttgaaaaatgttttgaatccTTCGTGTGTGGTGTGGTGGGCGTTATCATCCTAATAAATTAAGTAACCCAAATTCGCTGTACAGAGGAGCAATGAAAAGTTCAATAACGTTTTCTATGTAGATGGCACCAGtttttgttcgttcaacgataatagGTGGTGTACGGAGACTAAAGATGATACCCCAAAGCATTACTGATCCGCCATGAAAGGGCACAATTTTCCGGGCGAAATTGAGTCTTTCAAGTCTACCTGGACCTCTCCAAAACCTTTCTTGTCGACTATCtctttgtaaaccgaatcgtgactcgaCCTAAAAAAGGACTTTGCGTCATTATGATAACAGACAGTCTTGGTGTTCTGTCCATTGCCGACCGGTATCTCTATGTACAGGTGATAGCCGACGTTCTCTAAAATCTCTTCTTGCCCTTGAATTCGGGAGATAGAAATGTCTGCTTATGGTTCcggttgagactacccgtcttCTTTTTTTCCAGTGCTTTCTCCGCTTGTGGAGGTCAGTGATCACTCTGGCAAACCTATCCCTATTCTTAGCTGTTCTATAGATCCTTTCAAAAatctatttcaaaataaaagaataaaaactTAAGGCTAACAAACCTAcgagaaatgaaaattcaattcagtCCAGAACACTCAAATTGTAAAATCTTTCACGATATAAATTACTACTTATCTATTCTATGTCCATATCATATGATATACACTGACATTCCGTTCCGTTGTTCTGTCATGTTGGGCACATTGAAAAGATGCATATTCTCGACACCACATTCACGTTCGATGACCAAAGTCCTCAATGTTATTTCAGAAGCTGCACATTATAAAACTCCCGTACCTCAAAAAGTCGAGTTTCTCCCACCACCCCTTTATGGAGGCAGATACATGGTGTCCCTTCTCGTTGGTAACGGAGTAGGGGGAGAACTCATGAAATGTGTGAAAGATGTGGTTGATGAAGGTCGTACCCCAATAACATTCGAAGAAATAGCTGCTCCTAAATGTGCAACAGACTGTGATAAAGATCTCCACCACATCAAAACATCCATACGCAGAAATCGCGTAGCTCTTAAGGGTTGTATCGAGACAGAAGATCAAGGAGCAGCGAAGAGTCAATTCAATCTGACCATAAAATCAGAGCTTGACCTTTACGTCTCTATAGTTCACTGTAAACCCTACTCAGGGGTTAAATGTTTGAATCCGAATCTCGACCTCATCCTAGCAAGGCAAAACACAGAAGGCGAATATTTTTTGCTGGAACATGAGACAGTTAAAGGCAATGTCGAATCACTTAAATTCATCACTAAGAAAAAGACTGAAAGATATGCAAAATGGGCTCTACATTATGCTCGGGCATGTCATAGGCATAAGGTGACAATAGTGCACAAGAGAGATGTTTATCCATTATCTGATGGTCTCTTTATCGACACCATCAAGGAACAAGCCAGGGATTTTAAGGATTTGAGATTTGATACAATGAGGTTATCCCATTTTATAGAGAGCCTCTTGAAAAGACCCCAAATTCTGGATTTCGTTATGCTGCCGAACTTGTATGGATGCGCAGCTACTAACATAGCTTGTGGTTTACTAGGTgagttttaatattttttgatttattatttccagaTATTTTTTTGGTTTTCTTGGGAATTTTACACAAACATTCAATACATACTtctaaaattctaaaaataaatcagAAGAGATTTGCTTATTAATCATTAAATGTGCTACAGAGTAACATATTGTTCTCTGTTTTAGGAGGAGCCGGCCTATTCTCGAAAAAAAGCTTTAGTGATTACTATGCGGTTTTTGAGCCTGCAGTTGGATCTCTTGCAAAAGAATTGGTTGGTAAGAACGTTGTGAACCCAGTAGCAATGTTGAACGCCCTCAGGGATATGTTAGTTTATCTAAAAATAAATAGGGACGCCACTGCCATAGACTGCGCCATCAGAAAAACTCTCAGTCGAGATAAAATACATACTGCGGACATTGGAGGCGATAAGAAGACTTCAGAGTTTATGGACAGAGTGACAGATTACATTAGAAATTATTTCTGTACCGAATATTGAAATTGTCGGATAATTTAAGGAAGAATGTGAGTATTCTAATTCTATTCAAATTGAGAATTGATTCATTGGAAATATTCTCCTCATTATTCGTTCTATGGGCTTCTCCATCTATCTGCGTAGTTAGTAGTTTTTGCgtcttgaaatttttgagaaattgatGAACTTAAACCTGTTGAATAGTGTCCATGtatgtatataattttttcgttttatgCACTGTTGATGCCGTAATTGAAGCCCTGATTaagttcattcataaaaatgaatgaaatttggctGAAAAATAGCTATTCAAATCTGTTCTCATACGACAATCCTCTCATTTAATTATCTGTGTGAATTTCATCGGTAAGATTGAAGGAGAATGGTCAATAATATTCTTTCATTTTAACTTactttatttcatgaattttcgaaaaaagaggcagaagcagagttgtacgccAATATAATGCCATTTTGTTAAAAGGTGATCAGTTAGATACGGGTTGTTCAAGATCTGATCCTATTCGccggaattttttgttggggAGTTCAAATCTCAACAGACAGAATTGAATTCGATCCAAAATCAGTATATCAAATCAAATTGCTTGAGACCGATTTCGTGGAAGGAGAACATAAAAACAAATCATGGGCGGAAAAATAGATTCTCCCATTCAGAATGTGATTTTGAtggaaaataagaaattatataGTAGTCCCAGCATCAATCTGCATACTTTTAcatgaatttttcatcgaatttgaTTCGACCGCTCTAATGAAAAGCGTTTTCCAGATGAAGATCTGCTCGTGGCAGAAATATGCAAATTGACTATATTTTCTTGCAGGTAACTGAGGAAGGGAAATAAGATGGGGATTATGCAAAACGGGGCAACtgtcaatttatttttgatggGAACATGTTGTAGCACGATTTGAGCTGCGGATGAAAATAAGGACACTTTACGATCTCCATTTACTGAAACgaggaaaaattttttgaatttacagCACAAAAATTGTCCTTGCTATTGAAACCCATAGACCCATATTCTTTCGTAGTGAAGAATTCGTCTGAATTTCTCTGATAATTGTTAAATGTGTTCCCTCAAATAAATACAATCCTATTGATTCATTATGGAATTTATATTTGTGTGTGATTAAATATTTGTTTTAATTCTATTGAATAGGTATCTGTGTTTTTATCATTGATAGAGAAATTTCTCATAATGATCATAAAATAGTTATATCGAATGCAACTATGTCAAAATCACCAAAAGAAAGACAAATTGTCACAATCTTCATCATGAAGAACcccaaaatttcagaaaaagagGATCTCAAAATTTTGACTGATATCTAAAACATTATGTTGCAAACATTTCTGTCTATAATTTCATCATGAAACTTTCATAATAAAGTCGTTAAAACAATTTTACAAGAGCATAATACGTACAGAGTCCTGAAAGAAATGAGTTCTATACAAGATGAAGGCTCCTTCAgctatacaaataaaaaaaaagaatttctagTTTCTAGAAGCAGGCGACGTTCGAGTTTGGAAATAATTACTTGATACAAACTTCTTCCGACGTGGAGATCACTGTTGTGAAAAGTTTATTGGctcttttcatatttttctattCGCTTTAGATGAAATCCGAGTTGAACGGCGTGATACTTAACCCCGACtgcaaataaaattgttttctgAAGAGGAACATTGAAGAATCTGTTGAGAAGTCCTAAAGGGTTCATTTTCTTATTGGATTCTCTGATGGTTCTTCAATGTAAGGACTAGCAGAGCTAACTGTTgccaatttatttatttgtcaaGGCAAGATTTTCTGAACAAGAATGGTGAATTGTAAAAGATTCAGTTCAATTCAAGACTTCATGAACAAGTATTGAGGTGAATTGTGAAAAGAATCAGTTCAATTTACAGGTTTCAACGAAGAGATATTTGATTCCAATAATCTATTCGAATTATTTCAGATCGATATCTAAAAATACGAGGAATTCTCATATTGAGTTTGATTTATATTCCGGTACTTATGAATGatactttatttgaaataaactaatGGAAAATTTGTCTTCTCACGGTTGTTAGCCAAAAAAGACTTTCCACATACAGATCATTATCcacatttataatttttttgcgaGTTGTTTGAATGGAACCAAGCGTatagaaataatgaatatatgtCTTTTTTGGACCTATACAAAATCGGGCGAGACAAATTGCTCAACATTTGATGAAGTCGTGCAAATCAATAAATGTAAAggtatcaaagaaaaatttcacTTAGCATATTTCAAGAAATTGGTTAGAGACAAAAAATGATAATTGTCCGAAATATGATCGCGTAATTCCGGGATGAAGTCTCAACTTTTGATTAAACATCAACGTTGCGCgcgtttttgaaaaaatcaaagaatatatcgtgcaaaaaaatcaataattttttctaatgaaCCATGTGAATGTTTTTATTACAACACGAATAAAACGAATGAGTTGGACTAAAATGAAACAGTCGCTGGTAGAGAAATTCTCTTCAGTATCCTGTCAATCCAAAGATGAcacaacattttcaaaaattcatacttTGGATATTAACTCCTACACAAAAACTGTCGTTTACTTCGATAATTATTTAGCTACTTTTTGATCTTTATTTTCTCTCGAAGAAAAAAACAAGGTTTGATACAACTTTCGTTATATTCGGAGAATTATCAGATACCAATTTATCAATTCCGATAATAATTAACAATCCATTAATCAATATCTAATGATGTCTAATCAACCGTGATTGCTTCTTGTTAGATAATTACatgtttttattttgatcaGGAAATGTTGTTTTGACAAGAATTCTCATTTGCTCTTCATCCATATTTCAGATCgcagataaaataaaaatttgttgttcaattttgttattatttgataTACCTAAACGGAGTATGAATTGGGCAACATACAACTTTTGAGATAAAAGTCCAAAAGATCAATTTAGCCAAACATATTGACGAAAATACCTACATAGGTAACCTTAAAATAGTTCAAATATGAAAATCAGAATCACTAGTGAAATCTACCTAATGGTAAAAAAGACTATAGAGCCATATCAACATCCCGaaagaaaatactattttgATTCATTACTTCCAATAACATAACTCTGGAGAGgaaacagaaatatttttttcttcattcatgcaaaaagcaaaactttattgaactatatttagtggaaaaagaagttctttattgcactcatctgtcattctacttcaacgtgctgtcatcatgacaaatataaacgttcaaaccctctacatatttatcagatatgctgtgagattggcaatacgttttaaacagttacatattttatattattttgtattaatgttaGCAGCCAGAGATAAAGAAACAATGCCTTCCCGAGAATAACTCTTTAATCAAAACTGATCCTCCATAGAGCAAACTGTCTGTACTATGACCACACCTCATGGtaacaataaatcattttttgctttttgcatgaacgtagaaaaaatgttgtatgcaactcatgcaaaaattgtttattgcactcgacgtgttgacaatttcacgtcgagtgcaatacaCATttactttttgcacttgttgcataaataactattgaccTCTTTTTTTCCCTGTTGACAGTTAAGATTATAGAAATTAAACGCCAGTTCTTCTTTTCACTTTCTTATCATTTAATAGCAATTGTTCAGCTACACCAAAGTatcttcagattttacattttggaTGAAggttattcaaaatatcaagatcTTAAATCGCACAGTTTTCATTTCTGGTGAcatcaataatatgaaattatgatattgaggACATCAGTTAATTTagtattgatattattattctatgagTTTTTATGTCTACATCTTGCATGTACATATCGCCGTTCCGGTGAAACAATGACGTaactgcaaatttttgacattttgactCAACAGCACTATTAGGTCCTAAATTGATGCATCTATACGGAAAAAGAACGACGTAAGTGTACAACCGTCAACGGCCGCAAGATGGCAAATACGTCATTGTTACATTATTGAAGTTTCACCCCTTTATCTTGGAAAATAACGACACATAGGTCAGTTGCGTGTTAGACTTCCCGGGAGGAGTTACTGTTTTAGTGGTAAAACGACGTAATTGCATAGTTAAACGTAATAGTTGAAATTTGTGTGCACCAGTTCAGGAGAACAACGACGTAAGTGTACATtgtgtcatttttattttatttttttttagtttttatgtCACAACTGTTCTTTGTGGCAATATTGATCCAAATTCATATGTTTTGGTATGTCATAAATGTATTTTTTGACGTTATTCCTTCGAAATAATGTCGTTGATTGATCTTATGTCAAAAAgatttttgtaataaaaataagGCTACAGCGTTCCTTTTGttcgaataattaaaaattccacTGTTACTTTATGTTTGACTTTTTTACAGAAACTTTAAGAAGATACAAGTCTTGAACCAGGTActtaatatgaattcaagagCCGAAAAGATAGTTAATCTCGCTCTTTTTGGAGATCAAAATGAAgctaattcaagagttatttctGCACTGCCTGGATGCTCCACTTCAAATCCTGAAGAAAATACGTTACTTGATATTTCTAATAACTATGTCATAGAAAATGAAGGCTCAATCAAACTTAGAATAACTAGAACTAAAGAAAATTTGTACCGTGAGGAGACAAGTTCAAGAAGCGATTTTTCTGCAGGTTCGAGTGACAATTACGAGCCTGCAAGTGACAACGATTCGTTAGGCA
It includes:
- the LOC123678578 gene encoding isocitrate dehydrogenase [NAD] subunit gamma, mitochondrial-like, with the translated sequence MLGTLKRCIFSTPHSRSMTKVLNVISEAAHYKTPVPQKVEFLPPPLYGGRYMVSLLVGNGVGGELMKCVKDVVDEGRTPITFEEIAAPKCATDCDKDLHHIKTSIRRNRVALKGCIETEDQGAAKSQFNLTIKSELDLYVSIVHCKPYSGVKCLNPNLDLILARQNTEGEYFLLEHETVKGNVESLKFITKKKTERYAKWALHYARACHRHKVTIVHKRDVYPLSDGLFIDTIKEQARDFKDLRFDTMRLSHFIESLLKRPQILDFVMLPNLYGCAATNIACGLLGGAGLFSKKSFSDYYAVFEPAVGSLAKELVGKNVVNPVAMLNALRDMLVYLKINRDATAIDCAIRKTLSRDKIHTADIGGDKKTSEFMDRVTDYIRNYFCTEY